TTACTataatgtgttgtttttatatacaGTCTATTATCAATTTAGAGGAACAAAAATTTCCCCTGATGGAGAACATCAATGAGATGTTCAACAGTAGGCTAATCTCCAAAAGTACTGAAACTTCACGAGTTTACGGCTAAGGTATAATTTATAGGTTATGGTTATTGTTGGAATGGTGTAAACTTACCAACAAGAGGTTGCTGACGCACCACAGGCCGAGGAGCTTCGCGAGCCATGATCGCCGCTATCGAGAAGTCGGTCGCCCTAGGCTTCGACACGAGCCCGTCTTCCTGCATAGTCCCTAGAAGCATCTCGACACTGACAGTTAACACATTTTACAACAGATGCGACGATTATGACGTATTTGGCAGATGTTGACAGGGCAGGAATCACGCACTGACTGGCGGGTCGTGTGGTGGTGCGCGCGTCGACCGGTAGACGGCAGGACGGTAGGTCCCGCCCAGGGGCGTGGCCACCGAGTGGCGGGGAGGGGGCGTGGCCGGGCGACAACATAACCTCTATGTGTGGTCCGTATCGTGTCGCCAGCTTTTCCCTTTTGTTCTCCCGTGGTCACCCTGTCAAAAGTCATTTCTTGCTCTGTTTAATTGCACATTAGCGGTTTATAGCGTACACATTCGGCGGAGAAGTAAGCGACGCGACGTAACGAGAGAAAGTCACGCGCCCCCGGTGATTAGTGTGCTGAAAGTGGCCAGAAAAACGGTTTGTGGTCTTTACAGACGTCCCGGCTATTGCCGAAACTCGTCCCTTTTTGTTTTGGGCGAGATGTTGGCGACAAACAGCTGCCCCCACATGTGGAACGACATAACCGATCTGAATTATACTGCCCAGCACGTAATGGATTGTCGGCTTCTCGAAAGAGAAGTTTAAGCGACTATAAACTAACCACAAACCGATGCCGTTTAGTGGAGCATGAAATGATGTATGCTTTACTTTCCACTTAAAAATCGGTTTGACTTCCTTGCGTAATACCCATGACACAGTGTATCGGATACGGCGGTTGTAGCAAGATAACCGTATCAAGCATGTGGAGCGCGGCTACTACTTGGGTGGGTGACCCACttagcgatcctgtccttgcgaGCAGACCGCCCGCCTGGCCTTtcgtggtggttcggaagtcatcattaagtcgttggtccccaggttaagtgttagagagggcttattagTCCTTACTTTGCCTGGTACAATACAACGTTCTTTGGCTTGTTAATATTACTAAAGGAGAAAGCCCAAATTTCGACTAGGTACCTTAATTTACTTATGAACTGTCAACTATCAATGTAAAGGTGGTTTAATGACTCACacaatataactgtaaaaatagtacagcaaacataataaattataattttttattgtataggcCTGCTCTTTTCCCGAAAAGCTGTaacattgcaattttaaaaatttaattatttttttttaatactagcCTATGGTTTACATTTTCACCTTTTGAAAAATGCAAGaagataaaaaaacagaaaatttataaaatgtgtatatactatattattacaCGACAACTATGTtgtaaaaagataattttcaatatattgttattacattaataGGCTACAAAATCCATTAAGGATAcacgttaatttattattagcaCTAACACAAATTTTGCGTAAATAATGATGGCACATAAGGATTAGTGTAGTTTTTCTTGGTAGTTGTCGGAAAACAGTCTGACAGAAGATGTTTTACTGTCTGGTTTTATCCCtggaaaaaatgtattcactAATGTTATcatcagtaatatttttatctccACCAGAATCTTCATAATGGTTGTccttttaaatgttattcattggtttttatttaaattatttcatattttcatgtATAGGTATCAAGtcgtatttatatttaaaaaatacattttcgaTTTGAGTCTaattttttgctatatttttgCTATTGCCTATTTGATGGGGGATTTAATGCAATCATTGGCATTAAAAGAGTGAATATTGTTCTTATAGGACTGAAATAAATACAACTACCAATACAGCCGACTCTTAAGAGTCTCTTACAACGGAGGTTTGTTATTCCCAACATATCcgttaattacttttataaccaAACAAATCATGTCAAAGATTAGGaaccaaacaaaaaacaaacaaacaaacaaaataagcaGTCCTAAACGTTTGAGACACCATATTTCCAACACTTATATTGTATTTGTGCACACATTTTATTTGCCAATCATTGCCCTCCAGTTCATTCCTGAACAGAATGGGACTTTCTCTGCTCTTCACCCTATGGAATGCAATCTCTGCAGATATTGAATAGGTAGTTCGAATATAGTAGGTAAGAACAATGCTAAACCACATATACTTGTATGCCCTTATTTTGATTATATGTAGTTTATGggagatatataattttaatgatgagttataatcaataaacattcttatacttttagttttcttataaagTTTATGTACTTATTGAGAATATAATTGATGaagtataaattttaagatttcttCTGAATAACCCGCAAAATATCGAATAATAAAAAAGCGTTTGGATGAGAAGtgatcatatctttaaaatgagacatctctgTGACATTTATATGACTAAAAACAAGGTCGTAAAGGTGCGTGAGGTTCAACGTAGTTCTTATGGGGCTAcaatcaagatggctgccagtaAAATCGGCTCTTAAGAGGACATGCCACTCAGCTGCCGGCCGCGCATCTGAGTCTCCGCTTTTAACATGGGGATAAAGTTAAAATCTCTGTTATAAATAGGAACTCATCTCAAATATAGGCTATAAACGTTTCACTCAAAAACCTAGTAGGCTATCTCAATGCTAATGAATTGTAAAAGTACGAATATCTGTTAATACTAATGGTTATCATTTATGTCCAAAATATAGTTTCATATGGGAAAATTTATACTGCtaatatgacaataaatgtaGTTAGGATTAAGAAGACTAAACATGTTAGCCTAAAAATGTGATAGTGAATCTGTTATGGTGTAAGCTACTATCAGTCAAAGATCATAAGACATAATCAGATTTGTTCTGAAGACCACGCAATTCTCGTTCAAGTAGTGAGTTCCACCTCTATTGATAGATGTTAGTGATAATACCTCATCGTATTTATTCCGAAAACAtctttttgtaacataattagAAAATGTCCGAATTCATATCgccctttcaaatcttccatcgacaataacaaatttaaataaagaactaaCAGCTGTTTTTCATGGATGTGTTGTAtggtaacattattttgtaatcatattagtatgtaagaacatgtagccatgattgtatgtattatttaatgtgtatcaataactggaatagtgttagcgtgagaagagtagacgttagataagtaatagatatacaacattatcattaacaaattgtcactgctcacacaacccattaagagcgattatcgctctgtacatatcattgtccaaattgctaatgatctgtagattgctgtgtgagcagtgacaatttgttaatgataatgttgtatatctattacttatCTAACGTCTACTCTTCTCACGCTAACACTAGGGCCTATTCCAGTTAttgatacacattaaataatacatacaatcatgGCTACCTGTTCTTACAtactaatatgattacaaaataatgttactatacaaCACCTCCCCCCTTAAAAAATAATGAGGTGTCATTCCTATGATACATCGTTCtttagtttttggttttatttctttttgatatCTTTATCCTATCTTCTAATGGTAGATCATCTAATTCAACCTCGACATCAACTGTTTTGTTTTCTTCaggttttctaaaacttataGGCAAATACTGTTTCTTACTTTTTAgacaaaatgtacaaagtttacAACGCCATATCACTAAAATTGCAATTATGAACAAGGCAAAGAGAGGAATAGAATTTTTTACATAATCCACATCATTGTTCGGCTCATATTTGTGTAAGAGTGAATCCAATTCATCTAATCTAATGCTCACTGTTTTTCAGATCATTTAGGGTAGTGGATACAAATCTGACGTGTGCTGTAACGTTCTTTAgttttttggatatattttttataagagcTATCATCTAAAACTACTAAACGATCATTTTTCTTAGGAATCCTAATTACGCTACTAACATTACtatctattttacttttatatacaattttgctATATATTCTAAATGATGATCCAAACATTTCACATTTAGTGGGTAGAGTCAGAAGTCCGGTCCCTTGGACATATTCCGTTCCTTCGTGCTCCGGGAGACCGTCGGTCCCTGGACACGTAAATGTCATCACCTCTTCTCTTGGTAAGACAAATATCCATCGGTCAGTTCCTGGTATCTCCGTCCATATTGAGGTTGCTACGTAAGATAGACGAGTGTCGCACAACTCTTTGGGCGGTGTAATCTGCCTGAAGTACGCAGATTCACAGGTGTCTTGACCACTGGCAAGGTTGTTTACTACGTTTGGTCCTACACACATCTTAACAGTTTTACCTTTACAATCATTAACTTGGCATCGAGTCATGGGGATATACCTCTGTTCATCCGTTGAGACAGCTATGTAGTCCGTATGTGGCTGGACATACGTGTACAGATGGTTCTTCTCTGCTCCAGGCGTTCCAGTTGGCACAGGTAATACTTTATACAGGTTGTAAAGTCTGTCATTGTTTTTCAAGGGGATATTCAAAAAGAATCTTATCACGTGGTTATCGACTAACCATGCACTCACTCTAATTAAACTATAGTACTCATGAATGGTGTGCTCAGTGACAACAAGTGGAAGTGTGGAACCAGTTTTCAATTGCGAGTTAATATCTTTCAAGTACTTAATCAATTCATCAGGTGCAACTAAAAGTGAACTCAATTGATTGTTTCTCATTCCATCTATACCTAAGTATAAATCAGTAACTACACTGTCAACATCTTTACATATCAAATCTATTATTTGTAAAGCTCCGAGAACTCTGAAATGCAATTTCATCCGTTCGTCTATACTAAATACTTTACGCTTGGTAAGCTTCTGCAACTGTTCTAGATAGTTTTGAGTCTTAATTATTGTACGTATCTTGATTTGTTCTAAGGTCCTTAAAAGTATGTGTTATGTCTGAAATAGCATGTCTAACTACTGTAAGCTGGTCTCTTTCTAGCTGGTAAACCCTGTGCTGATTTAAGTCCATTGTGGCAATTTTTTCAT
This genomic stretch from Homalodisca vitripennis isolate AUS2020 chromosome 6, UT_GWSS_2.1, whole genome shotgun sequence harbors:
- the LOC124365348 gene encoding uncharacterized protein LOC124365348 is translated as MRNNQLSSLLVAPDELIKYLKDINSQLKTGSTLPLVVTEHTIHEYYSLIRVSAWLVDNHVIRFFLNIPLKNNDRLYNLYKVLPVPTGTPGAEKNHLYTYVQPHTDYIAVSTDEQRYIPMTRCQVNDCKGKTVKMCVGPNVVNNLASGQDTCESAYFRQITPPKELCDTRLSYVATSIWTEIPGTDRWIFVLPREEVMTFTCPGTDGLPEHEGTEYVQGTGLLTLPTKCEMFGSSFRIYSKIVYKSKIDSNVSSVIRIPKKNDRLVVLDDSSYKKYIQKTKERYSTRQICIHYPK